The Marivirga salinae DNA window TTTTAGCCTGACTTTATTCAGTCAGGATTATAAATGGAGAACAGAAAGACTAGTCGAAAAATCTAAGGAAGCTCTTTACCAAAGAGATTGGGATGCGGCTGTTCAATACATGGATGATGCCATTGCTCTTGAACCTGAAAACCATCACCTTTATTTAGAAAAAGCCACCTTGTTTTATGGTATTAATGACTTGAATAAAGTGGTTACTTCATTGGAAAAAGCTTTTTCATTAGAAGAAAAATGGCCTGCCAAATATAATGATTACTATTTCATTTTAGGGAAAGAGTCATTCGATCGTGGTAATTATGCCCTAGCAAAAAAGCCACTTGAAATTTATCAGCGGAAAGGTTTTAAAGAGGACTACCTTAAAATGACTGATATAATTACTCAATCTATTGATTTTGCTTTAGAAGAGTTAGAAAAGGTACCAACCAATAATGAAGAAATTAAATCTATAGAATCAGATAAGATCTTTCGCAGTATTTATTTTCCATTTTTCACTCTCTACCCATCTGAATTTTTGTATTTCACAGGACAAAGAACCGGTAGTTTGGCTGAAGGTATTTATAGAGCTAAATTATCAGGTAATCAGTTTGAGAATGTGGAAGAAGTTCCAGTAATCAACACTAAAGAAAATGAGGGCGCAGCTGCAATTTCAGCAGATGGCAGAGTAATGGTTTTTACAAGCTGCAACAAACGCGATGGGTTTGGGAGTTGCGATTTATATATTTCCTATTACGAAGGAGATGAATGGCAGAAACCAGAGAATTTAGGTGTTAGTGTTAATTCAAATGCTTGGGAATCACAGCCTTTCCTTTCTTCAGATGGAAGGTTTTTGATATTTAGCTCCAATAGGAAAGGTGGATTTGGTAAAAGAGATCTTTATTATTCCAGAAAGGAGGGCGATGAATGGATGGAAGCTGTCAATTTAGGAGCGGAAGTAAATACTTTTGCTGATGAGATATCTCCTTTTCTAACCTTATCTAATGATGAATTATATTTTAGCTCGAATGGTAGAGTGGGGATGGGAGGATTTGATATCTATAAAACGAAATGGCCTATCAATAAAGGGGAAATTGAAAATATCGGCTTACCCATCAATACTTTTAGCAATGAACTTTCCTATCACCAGAAATTTAGTGGAGAAAAATATTGGTCGAGAGAGTTGCAGTCAGATGCCAAATACCCTCCATCTAAAATATTTTTTAATGATAAGGAAAAAGGTGGAGAAATTAATTTGGTTTTCGGGAATGTCATAAATGAGGTAGATAGTGCTAAGCTCAAAGCTAAGATTCAGATCTATGATTTGGAATTAGATAGCCTTGTTCAAGAAACCTATAGCAATTCGCTAGATGGCAGGTATAAGGTGATCATACCTAGGCCATCAGATTATGCTTTTTACGTAGAGGCATCCGGATATTTATTTCAATCTAAGAAATTAGAAGTAAATGAAAGAAGAACGGAATTAAATTTTGCTTTAAAACCAATAGAGAAAGGAGCTACTGTAGAATTAAATAATATTTATTTTGAATTTGATAGTTATGAGTTATCTGAGAGGTCGAAAAACGAAATAAATAAGATTGCTGACTTTCTGATTCAAAATCCAGAGGTAGCTATTGAGATTGGTGGATACACTGATGAAGTGGGCTCCAAAGAATATAATAAAGAGTTATCAAGAAAAAGAGCAAGTGCTGTTTATGATAAAATAATACAAAAAAACGGTGTTGATAAGGAAAAAATTAATATAGTAGGCTATGGAGCTAGAAAATTACCGTCAGGAGAATTCAAAAAGACTGTAATATTTAGAGTTTTGTAGAAGGTTTTTCTTTTTAATATTATATTAGAATATTAATATTTAAACAATTTCTTGAAAAAGAAGTTTATTTCAAATCTATTGTTTTATTGGCTTTATTGCCTATAATAGACTTGTTTAAAAGGAAAAGTATAGTTAATATTTGGTAAATAATTTTCAAGAAAAATTTATATTTTGTTAGGAATTTTGATTTGATATTATGTACTTTTAACCTTTAATTATTGTTAACCTAAACTAAAATAAGTATGAAGAAGATTCTACTAACATGTATGATGTTGGTGTTCGTGCTATATGCATGGGCGCAGGATCGCACCGTAAGCGGTAAAGTTACTGACTCCGAAACTGGAGAAGGCTTACCGGGTGTGAATGTTTTATTAAAAGGTACCGGTACTGGGGTCAATACTGACCTTGATGGAAATTATAAAATTTCCGTGCCATCCGAAGGTGGTACATTGGTTTTTACGTTTATTGGAATGTCAAAACAGGAAGTTTCAGTAGGCGCTAGGTCTATAATTGATGTTCAATTGGTGACAGATGTACAGCAGTTAAATGAAGTAATCGTCACGGCATCCGGTATTGAAAGAGAGGCCAGATCCACGGGGTACGCAGTACAGACTGTTGATTCGGAGGAAGTATTGAAGGCTAGAGAGGGTAACATCGCCAATGCTTTGGCAGGAAAGGTAGCCGGAGTGGACGTGAATGCTTCTTCAGGTACAGTGGGAGGATCGTCCCGTGTGGTAATCAGGGGTGTAAGTTCCATAGGTCAGGACAATCAGCCTTTGTATGTAGTAGATGGTGTACCTATCCAAAATACCAACATTGCTTCAGTGGATAGATTTTCAGGTGTAGATTACGGTAACCGTGCCGGTAACATAAATCCTGATGATATAGAATCCATGACAGTACTGAAAGGAGGAGCTGCTTCTGCCCTATACGGTCAGCGAGCGCGTAACGGTGTAATTGTTATCACCACCAAGAAAGGATCAAAGAACACCAAAATGTCAGTGACAGTCAATAGTTCAGTGAGATTTGATAGCCCTTTCCGTCTTCCTAACTATCAAAATATATATGGTCAGGGTTCGCAAAACAAGTTGGACAGTGCCTCATTGTCAAACTGGGGTCCAGAGATGGATGGTCGAACTTTCATTGCCCCTGATAGCTCATCGAGAAACTATACAGCCGTTCCTGATAACGTAGAAAACTTCTACAGAACTGGAAGAACCAATATCAATTCAGTTTCACTTGCTGGAGGAGATGAAAGTTCTACTTACCGTTTTGGTATTACGAAATTTGACCAGGAAGGTATAGTACCTAATACAGCATTGGAGCGATACTCATTCAACCTGAATGGCAGCAGAGACTTTAACAATAATTTCTACTCCAGCTTTAATGCGACCTACCAGCGATCAGATAATAATGGTCGTCCTGAGACAGGTTTCAATAACCCGAATGCAGTATCATCTATTGTTACTACGATCCCACGAAATATTGATTTGGAGTCGTATAGCGATCCGGAGGATTATTTGAACGAAGACGGAACCCCTGTTCCCTTTTTAGGAGTAAATCAGAACCCTTACTTCTCTTTAAATGAGAACATATTTACCCAGCAGGTAGACAGGCTTTTCGGTTACGGTTTGGTAGGATTCAGGCCAACAGACTGGATAAACATATCTTGGAGATTGGGAACAGATGTGATATTCGATAGAAGAAAGCAAATCTACCGAGTAGGATCAAACGGGAACGCAGATGGAGCATTATGGGAGGATAGAATTTTTGAATCCCAGACCAACTCAGATTTATTGTTAACCATCAATAGAGACATTACCGAAAAATTTAACCTGAATATGATTTTAGGCCACAACGTCAATGATATCTCAGTAGAGACCTTATTTAACAGAGGCCAGGAGCTGGTGGATCCCAACTTATTTGTGGTTCAAAATGCGGTTTCTACAGAAATCAATTACAGGGTACCTTCTAGAAGAAGGTTGGTAGGTGCGTTTTTTGATGCAGGCTTCTCATGGGACAACTACTTGTTCTTAAACATCACAGGCCGTAATGACTGGAACTCTACCTTGCCGAAGGATAACAAAAGCTACTTCTTCCCTGGAGTAAGTGCCAGTGCAGTTTTGACTGATGCCTTTGATTTTGGTTCTGATATAGCCAACTTCATCAAAGTAAGAGCCAACTGGTCTCAGGTGGGTGGCGCAACAGACGAGTTCCAATTGCAATTCAGGTTCTTTCCTCAAACAAGTATATTCCAATTGTTTGGTGTAGACAATACTTATCCGTTCAACGGAATTCCTGGCTTTGCCGGTACCAGCGTGTTACCTAACAGAGAATTACGACCTGAAATTTCTACTTCCTATGAAATTGGTGGAGAATTTCATTTCTTCCTCAGCAGGTTGATTGTTGATGCAACCTACTATAACCAAACCACCGATGACCAGATCATCAGCGTGGACGTGGCGCCATCTACTGGTTTTTCTGCCTTTTTCTTGAATGCTGGAGCGATTGAAAACAGAGGAGTAGAGATCAAAATGAGCGGTACGCCAATCGAAGCAGGAGATTTCACATGGACTTCCACAGTTAACTTCGCTAGAAACGTGAACACTTTATTGTCATTGACAGATGACTTCGAGTTCGTTTCAGTGCCAGGCACAAGGACTGACCCCAGCTTACGTGCTTACATTGGAGAGTCTGTAGGTACTATATTTGGTTCAGATTGGAGAAGAGATGATGAAGGTAATCTTTTGATCAACCCTGACAACGGCCTTCGTCTGGATCAGGATGGTCAAAAGATTGGAAATATCGTGCCAGACTTCAGATTAGGTTTTCAAAATGAAATCAACTTCAAGGGAATTGCAATCAGTGCCCTGATCGACTGGAGACAAGGCGGACAAATTCATTCGCAGACTGTTCAAAGCTTGCGAGGAAGCGGATCAGTTGCAGAAACAGCTGTCGGAAGGGATTTAGCCTATATCGATAATGGCGTGATCCTTCTGGAAGAAGATGAAGACGGGAATGCCACCTCCACACGACCTAACGACATTCCAATTACTGCGCAACAATTCTGGGCCCAGCAAAATGGAGTGGATGCCGATGGTGTGTTCGATGCTACTTACGTGAAGTTAAGAGAGGTGAGCGCATCCTATACGCTACCAAGCTCGTGGATGGGTAATTTACCGATAAACAGCTTATCGTTTGGTATCGAAGGTCGTAACTTGGCATTGCTGTACTCTAAGATACCACATATCGACCCAGAGGTTAGTTTCTATGGCTCAGGTAATGCGCAAGGTATAGAGGCATTCAACTTGCCAACAACTCGATCTTTAGGTGTAAATGTTAAGTTGACATTTTAATTAAAATACAGATAATCATGAAAAAATACATATTTATATTTTTGATCGGATTAGTGACATTAACATCCTGCGAAGATGATTTTCTTGATGTTAACACCGATCCTACTGCCTCAACAGAAGTTCCTCCAGGTACTTTGTTGATGAACGCATCAATTGCCCTTTCCCAGAACAGGTTGAATACCCTGAGCCCTGACGGAGCGGCATATATTCAGCACCATAAACCAATTGTTGTACTTACTGCCCCTGATACCTATGGTTTCAGCGAAATCGGTAACAACAACTTCTGGGAGTTTTCTTTCTATCAGGATATCATCAAAGATCCTAATCTGGGAATTACCCTGGCTGAAGAGCGAGGTAACTTCAACGTGTCTGCCCAGTTAAAGCTTTTACAGGCTTTCGCATGGATACATGGGGTTGACAGATGGGGAGAGATGCCTTTCTTTCAGGTGAATAACCCTGAATTCCCTAATCCGATGTTTGACGAAGGAGCAGAGATATACCAAGGCATCATTGACTTAATAAATGAGGCACTGGATCAGATTGACCTTGACCAGCAGGTTGAACCATTCACCATCGTGGCCTTCGATCATATTTACGGAGGAGACATGAATAAGTGGGAGGCTTTTGGGAATAGCTTGAAGTTGAGAGCCCTTATGCGTCTTTCTTATGTAGAAAACAGAGATGCTGAAATCAGTGCCCTTTTAGGGTCAGGAGTGAATTTCATCGATGCCCTTGATGGATCGGAAGATGCGGTTTTCAGATATTTCAATAACAGACCTAATCAGAATTTTGATTACGCTACCTTTGATAATTTTACCCAGTTTAATTCATTTCTACCAAGTGCAAGCAACAGGGTTCATCAGGCATGGCGTTTGGCATCAAACCGTATGGTTACCTTGCTGACGGACGACAATGACCCGAGGTTGAACTCCTTCTTTGTGCCTTTCTATTCACAACCAGATGGCTATGCATTTACAGGTGCAGTGAATGGTTCAGCACCACTTCCGGATGCAGCAGAAAGAGGTTTCGTATCTCCATTCTACATTCGACAGGATGCACCTGATGTGTGGTTTGCTGCCTCTGAATATTGGTTATTGGTGGCAGAAGCCTACCAGCGAGGTCTTGTTTCTGGCGATGCGCAGACTGCTTTTGCCAATGGTGTTATCGCTCATATGAATATATTCGATGGTACTGCACAGGAGATATCCGATGCCGACAAGGATGCTTACATTGCGGCAAATACACTTGCCTCTAAAGGAGATGCTACTTCATTCATCCAGACAGAGCTTTATAAAGCACTATTTGGAAACGGTGTTGAAGCATGGTCGCACTGGAGAAGAACCAAACGTCCTGCATTGACTCCGGCCGTGGGAGGTCCAATTACTACTGTAATTAGCAGAATCCCACTTCCTCAGTCACCACTAGGAGCAAACAGCAATGCACCTGAGGTGTCGAAACTTAGAGATGTTCCAGTATTTTTTGAAAGACAAGAATAATTTATAAGATATGAAAAAACTGATATATTTAATATTTGCCCTAGTTGTTTTTGCCTCCTGTGAGGAGGACTATGATAATCCTATAGAGGGACTAGAAACGACTAATTTGTTTGTACAGTTAGGTGCCAATACGCCTGATTCAGTTAGTTTGACCGAGGGCGAAATGACACAGTCATTGACCATTCAGGCGCCAATTTCTGCTAACCAGAATTTATTGGCCTCTCTTACTTTTGAAGGTTCTGCCGTTTATGGCACCGACTTCATCATTGAGACGCCAGATGGTGACTTCCTTGTTTCAGCTGATGCAGACGGAGCGGTGATCCGGGTACCATTCTTACCCGCTAAGCCGAATGAATTTGTAACAGACCAGGTTTCATTCATTATTTCTTTTGCCGAGAACTTTATCCAGGATGGCGACAAAGATCTTACTGTCACTTTAACAGGTGCTACCGGTGAGGAGAATTCCGGTGTTACCTTAGATGGAGGTCGTGGGTCAATACGTAGACAGTTCTATATCGAAATCGCAGATAACGATTGTGGAAATCTTGCTGGTCTCTATGATGTTGAAGGTGATGTTCTTGTCTCTGACCTTGGTCCATTGACCTATAATTATGATGAAGCATTAGGGTTAGCTGATTGTACACAAGAAGGAATTTATCCAGTTGTAGATATTACTGGAGGACTTTGGAGTGATGGATATGCTAATCTTTATGGAACGTCAGCTATAAATGCTTTAATCACTATTAATAGCACAAATAATGAGGTTACATGGGGTACGGTAAGCGACCAGTTCGGTGGAGCAATCATTCAAGATCCAGTGCAGCCAGTTAGTAACTATGATCCATCTTCCAACACAGTTACAATTTACTGGACTGCGACAGCATATAATGAAAGAGGTGTTACTACTTACACATTACAATAATCAGAGTTTAATTTTTCAAAAAGCTTGTACTTTTGTACAAGCTTTTTTTATGCCTTTTGAATTAAATTAATTCAGATCTGTATAACTATTTTGATTATTAAATGACGTAATTATGGAAAGTAACGCTTTCATTATCGCTTTAAAAGTAAGGTATAGAGTCAGGGGAAATTTTAATTGGAAATAGTAAATGGATGATATATATTGCCTTTCATTTCCCTTTTTATCTATTATCTTTGAGCCGTGAACCGACTCAAACCCATTTTATATTTATTTGGAGGCGCGATATTACTTTATTTAGTCAGCCTTCTCTTTTCTGATATATTAATATATATCATCATTTCCCTGATAATTTCAACTATCCTACGTCCTTTAGTAGGTTATTTAAATAGCTTATATTTTTATGGATACAAACTGCCAAAGGTCTTTACTATTATAATATCATTTACCGTCTTTATAGGATTTATCGTCCTTTTTGTGGGGCTGTTTATTCCTTTGGTTTCAGAGCAAATCCAAATTCTGAGTAAACTCAATTATGATAATCTCTATAATAGAATTACAACCCCAATTCAATCAATTGAAGTATTTTTAATTAATTCTATTCCTAATATTGGAGAGCAAGGATTTCTGATTGACCGATTAAAGGAGAGTTTTACGAACTTTGCTCAAACAGTAGATTTTAGTTACGTATTAAATAATTTTATTTCCATTACAGGTAGTATTTTCGTTGCTATTTTGGCAGTTCTTTTTATTACTTTCTTTTTACTTTATGAAAAAGGCTTAGCTAGAAGAAAATTTATCCAATTAATTCCCAATAAATACTTTGAGGTATCTATTGGGGCTATTTATAAAATCGAAAAGCTCCTTTCCAATTATTTATTAGGACTATTATTTCAAATGATTTCAATATTTACAATTGCGTCTGTTGGGCTAAGTATTTTCGGGATCAAATATGCTGTGACTATTGCGGTATTTGCAGCAGTTGCTAATCTTATACCTTATGCAGGGCCAATTTTAGGGGCAACTTTTGGGATTATAGTAGGGGTTACTACTGGTGGGATTTTCGAACTTAGTAATGAACTTTTCCTCTTAGTGGTAAAGATTGTGTCGGTTTTTGCAGTAGTTCAGATCACCGATAATATTGTATTGCAACCACTTATTTTTTCAAAAAGTGTAAAAGCCCATCCATTAGAGATTTTTGTTATTATCTTTGCAGGCGCATCCTTGGCAGGGGTGATAGGAATGATAGCAGCTATTCCGGTTTATACCGTTATAAGAGTAGTGCTGATTGAACTTTATCAAGGATACAAGCAATATAAGATTTTTCAGAATTAAATAATTTATTTTCATGGGGTTACAGTGTGGTATTGTTGGTTTACCAAATGTTGGAAAGTCAACTTTGTTTAACGCACTTTCGAATGCGAAAGCTGAAGCGGCAAATTTTCCTTTTTGTACAATTGATCCAAATGTGGGCGTTATCAGCGTTCCAGATGAACGGTTGAATATTTTAGAAGAACTAGTCAATCCTAATAAGGTAGTGCCGACTATCATTGAATTTGTGGATATAGCAGGTTTGGTAGAAGGAGCAAGTAAAGGCGAAGGCTTAGGGAATAAATTTCTTGGCAACATCCGTGAGGTTGATGCCATTGTTCATGTTGTAAGATGTTTTGAAGATGATAATATTACACATGTTTCTGGAAGGGTAAATCCAGTAGCGGATAAAGATATTATTGATACTGAATTGCAATTGAAAGATCTGGACTCAGTAGAAAAGAAAATTCAGAAGACGGAAAAAATTGCTAGATCAGGAGATGCCAATGCTAAAAGAGAAATGGCAATCCTAACTCAATATAAAGATGTATTAGAAGATGGTAAAAATGCCAGGACGCTAAAATTATCAAAAGAAGAGAAAGAGCCTGTCCGTGATTTAATGCTTTTAACTGATAAACCAGTAATTTATGTTACGAATGTGGAAGAATCTGCAGCGGTATCTGGAAATGAATGGGTTGAAAAGTTTAAAGAATATGTAAAAGATGAGGAGGCTGAAGTAATAGTAGTCAGTGCGGCAATTGAATCTCAAATAGCTGAATTTGATGATCTTGATGAGAAGGCCATGTTCTTGGAAGAATATGGGTTAACAGAATCAGGATTAAATAAATTGATTCGAGCCTCCTATTCTATTTTGGATCTAATCACCTACTTCACAGCTGGTAAACAAGAAGTTCGTGCCTGGACAATTAAAAAAGGCTGGAAAGCACCACAAGCTGCTGGTGTTATCCATACCGATTTTGAAAAAGGCTTTATCAAAGCTGAAGTAATTAAATTGGATGATTACCAAAAATATAAAACGGAACAAGCTTGTAAAGAAGCTGGAAAAATTTCAATTGAGGGCAAGGAATATGTGGTCAAGGATGGTGATATCATGCATTTTCGATTTAATGTGTAAATTTTCTTAGAATTTTATAAACAATTTTATATCACGATTGGTCTTATAACAAAATAATGAATCGTGAGAGTAAGACTAATTTTTAAAAATAAGGAGAAAGGGGCAACGGTTCCATTTCATCACCAATACTATTTGTTTAGATTTTTTAAAGGACTAATCAAAAAGTGTGGTAAAGAAGAATATAGGGATTTCAAGCACTACAATTTTTCTGGTTTAAAAGGGCAAACCACAGTTAGTAAAACTGGATTGCATTTCTATAGCTCAAAAATAACGGTTGTTTTTTCTTGCTCCAATAAAGATTTTATCGATAGCATAATTGAAGTTTTATTCAGTCTTCCTGAAATTAAATTAAATGGATTAACCATAATTCCCCATACCGTTGAATTAGAAAATGAAATTGAATTCAAAGAGGAGACTAGATATATATGTATTTCACCTCTAATACTGCTAACTCCGGAATTTTCCAGTGATGAGGGTAAAAAGTTTATTATTCCTGGATCAAATGAATTTGTGGATCATTTAAGATCTGCTTTACTAGAAAAGAATCAATTAAATGATTTTGGAGGTTTTGAATTCTATCCTGACAAACAATATTTAAAAAAATTAGAAGATAGGGGTAAAAAATATTCCAGAGTATATCCTATATTCGATCAAGATGTGCCTTACGAAGTTAGGGGTTATACTTTTCCGTTTACTTTAAAGGGATCTCCTGAGCTCCATCAATATTTATTTGAGTGTGGATTGGGGTTGTTTAACGACAAAGGATTTGGCATGTTGGATTTAGCAGAAGTGACACCTGGCAGTCAAACAGTTCCATATTTTACTGGGCAGCTCGAGAATTAAATTGAGTATAACCAATTAATTTATCATAACGGAGTTGAGGATTCCTATAGTAAACTAAGATATCATAAGTATTTTCTGTGTCATTATAGCTTCCATCTACTGGGTTAACTTCTTCCCCTTTCACATAATACGTGTATTCATAATATCCTTGCTTCATTAAGAAGCTGCTTTGATAATTACCTGTATTAACATTGTATTTCATTCTGTTGGGATTACTTAATTGCCAATTATTAAACTCTCCGACTAGGTAAACTTCCCCCAATTCTTGTGGAGCATTCAACTCAAAGTTAGTTAAAAGATAATCAGAGACTAAAGGAGTGTTTTGTCTTTCTATATTCCCGATAACAAATGCACCGTTGCGGTCTTCCCATTCTCGGTATGCTTCTGAAGAGCGAACTGCGTCCGGTCTTGCTGTTACTGTAATGGGTTTAGTATCTTTATTAATGTTTGCAACATTATTCCCTTTAAAATTAACTGTGGTTAAATCAATAAAGCGAAATTCATTATTACCTGGGAAATTCAATTCACCATTATAAAATTTGTAAACCAATCTTTTATTGCCATCTAAAATCCTTAATGGATCGGGTGCCTCTTTTGCAAATAACCAACTCTTGTTTTGCCTAACTACAGGGTAAATGTCCGTGGCTGTATTCAAAATATTAATTCGGTTCAACATTATTTCAAATTCTATTTCCTGATGAGTTCTTCTATTAGTAACCACATTGGATGGAATAATTTTAAAATCAATGCTTGACTTATTTTCATACACCATAAATCTTTCACTTAGAATAATATTAGCTTCATTATTATTTTGATATACAACCAATAGGTAATTCCCTGAAAGACTTACTTTTGGTAGTTGAAATTCATAATGAATATACCCCATTTTCGTGTCGAAAGAAAACTCGTAATCTCTGATTGGAAATTGATTATATTCTTCAAGGTAATCCATCGACTGTAAATTACTTTTTTGCTTCCAATCCTTATCGCAATGGAAAATTTTTGCTTGAAATTGTTTTTGTTCTTCCGAGATGTCATCAAAGGTAAGTAGTAATCTGTCGTTTTCACCTAATTCTATCACAGGGTTATCCGTGGAAATCATTTTGTCTCCATTCAATTGCACTAGTTGAACAGTCTTGATACTTTCCTTATAACTTTTATTTATAAATTCTAAATCAGGATAGTAGGTTCTAGTGCTATTTGATTGTGTGTTTTGAACTGGCACACAAGCACTTGCTAAAAATAAAATTGGTAAAAATACGATGATAAAATAAAAATAATGTTTCATTCCAACCTTTAATTTGTAATTTGGGTCTAATATAAACAGAATCCTCAAGGTTTTTGTCATGCCTAGAACCAAAGAACTTATAAAAGGTTGCCAGAATGGCGACAGAAAGAGCCAATATCAACTCTATCAACAATTTTCCTCAGGGATGATGGCGGTAGCTATGCGCTATTCAAAATCAACTCAAGAGGCAGAAGATATTTTGCAAGAAGGATTTATTAAAATATTTCAAAATATTTCAAAATTCAGAGGAGAATCAAGTATAGGATATTGGATTAAAAGAATCATTATCAATACAGCATTAAATCATCAAAGAAGTAAATTATATCTCTATCCAATGGTGGACGTAGATGATTTAAAAGAGGGCATGATGTCCTTATCGGTAGATAATTTGGCAGTAGAAGATTTAATGGATTTGGTTCAGCAATTGCCAACTGGATGTCAGGTTATTTTTAACTTATATGCTGTTGAAGGTTATCAACATAAAGAAATAGCGGAAATGCTCGATATAAATATTGGAACTTCAAAATCTCAATACGCTAGAGCAAGGAAAATATTAATGGAACAATTAGAAAAACAAAGTAAGTGGGGGAATGAAAGATTTCAATAAAGATAATTTCAACGATTCTATACGCAATAAATTTGCCAATGCTGAAGTTCAGCCGGGAAATAATGTATGGGAAGGAATTGAAGCCGAGCTTTTAAAGCAGGACAATAGAATAATGCAAAAAAAGGCAGCTTTTTACAGAAATGTTGCAGCTGCTGTAATACTGATTGCGATGGTTTCAATCTATTTCAATTTACAGGATTTTACTTTCAGCACTAATCAAAGTAACGCTTTTGCTCCAATTGAATTGGAGGAGCAAAAAGATCAAATTTTTATTAGTGAGAACAATGATGTTCTGACAAAACCTAAATCATTAAGTACTGCCGATGGTGATAATACTATATTCGAGAATGGTAATGAGAATACTACTTTAGCTCTTTTAGGGAATGTAACTAATCAGGAAAAAAATACTACAATCATTACAGATAATCAAAAAAGGGATGTTATTGCATCTTTAGATGGCCCATCTGCTATATTAATTTCAAAACTTAAAGGTAAAACTCCATCTGATTTTGAATTGCCTCAATTAGAAATGGAAGTTAAAGGAGTATCTTATTTTGCAGTTAGCAATTTAGAAAAACCAAAAGAAAAATCTGAGTTAGCATGGAATACTAATGTTAATGTAGGCTCTGGAAGTTTTAACCCCAATTCTGAAATTACTTCTTCACCGATAAATTCAACAGTGTCTACTTTAAATAGTCCTGGCACTGCAGGTAGAACTACTGGAGAAACTGTTGATGCTTACAGTCAAGAAAGAGAAGCAGTGCAAGAATTAAGCTCGGCACCTATGAGAAGTAATGTTTCCTTTACTATAGGGCTGCATGCTGGCATTGTATTAAACGATA harbors:
- a CDS encoding AI-2E family transporter encodes the protein MNRLKPILYLFGGAILLYLVSLLFSDILIYIIISLIISTILRPLVGYLNSLYFYGYKLPKVFTIIISFTVFIGFIVLFVGLFIPLVSEQIQILSKLNYDNLYNRITTPIQSIEVFLINSIPNIGEQGFLIDRLKESFTNFAQTVDFSYVLNNFISITGSIFVAILAVLFITFFLLYEKGLARRKFIQLIPNKYFEVSIGAIYKIEKLLSNYLLGLLFQMISIFTIASVGLSIFGIKYAVTIAVFAAVANLIPYAGPILGATFGIIVGVTTGGIFELSNELFLLVVKIVSVFAVVQITDNIVLQPLIFSKSVKAHPLEIFVIIFAGASLAGVIGMIAAIPVYTVIRVVLIELYQGYKQYKIFQN
- the ychF gene encoding redox-regulated ATPase YchF, encoding MGLQCGIVGLPNVGKSTLFNALSNAKAEAANFPFCTIDPNVGVISVPDERLNILEELVNPNKVVPTIIEFVDIAGLVEGASKGEGLGNKFLGNIREVDAIVHVVRCFEDDNITHVSGRVNPVADKDIIDTELQLKDLDSVEKKIQKTEKIARSGDANAKREMAILTQYKDVLEDGKNARTLKLSKEEKEPVRDLMLLTDKPVIYVTNVEESAAVSGNEWVEKFKEYVKDEEAEVIVVSAAIESQIAEFDDLDEKAMFLEEYGLTESGLNKLIRASYSILDLITYFTAGKQEVRAWTIKKGWKAPQAAGVIHTDFEKGFIKAEVIKLDDYQKYKTEQACKEAGKISIEGKEYVVKDGDIMHFRFNV
- the cas6 gene encoding CRISPR-associated endoribonuclease Cas6, producing MRVRLIFKNKEKGATVPFHHQYYLFRFFKGLIKKCGKEEYRDFKHYNFSGLKGQTTVSKTGLHFYSSKITVVFSCSNKDFIDSIIEVLFSLPEIKLNGLTIIPHTVELENEIEFKEETRYICISPLILLTPEFSSDEGKKFIIPGSNEFVDHLRSALLEKNQLNDFGGFEFYPDKQYLKKLEDRGKKYSRVYPIFDQDVPYEVRGYTFPFTLKGSPELHQYLFECGLGLFNDKGFGMLDLAEVTPGSQTVPYFTGQLEN
- a CDS encoding type IX secretion system plug protein, which codes for MKHYFYFIIVFLPILFLASACVPVQNTQSNSTRTYYPDLEFINKSYKESIKTVQLVQLNGDKMISTDNPVIELGENDRLLLTFDDISEEQKQFQAKIFHCDKDWKQKSNLQSMDYLEEYNQFPIRDYEFSFDTKMGYIHYEFQLPKVSLSGNYLLVVYQNNNEANIILSERFMVYENKSSIDFKIIPSNVVTNRRTHQEIEFEIMLNRINILNTATDIYPVVRQNKSWLFAKEAPDPLRILDGNKRLVYKFYNGELNFPGNNEFRFIDLTTVNFKGNNVANINKDTKPITVTARPDAVRSSEAYREWEDRNGAFVIGNIERQNTPLVSDYLLTNFELNAPQELGEVYLVGEFNNWQLSNPNRMKYNVNTGNYQSSFLMKQGYYEYTYYVKGEEVNPVDGSYNDTENTYDILVYYRNPQLRYDKLIGYTQFNSRAAQ
- a CDS encoding RNA polymerase sigma factor yields the protein MPRTKELIKGCQNGDRKSQYQLYQQFSSGMMAVAMRYSKSTQEAEDILQEGFIKIFQNISKFRGESSIGYWIKRIIINTALNHQRSKLYLYPMVDVDDLKEGMMSLSVDNLAVEDLMDLVQQLPTGCQVIFNLYAVEGYQHKEIAEMLDINIGTSKSQYARARKILMEQLEKQSKWGNERFQ
- a CDS encoding outer membrane beta-barrel protein → MKDFNKDNFNDSIRNKFANAEVQPGNNVWEGIEAELLKQDNRIMQKKAAFYRNVAAAVILIAMVSIYFNLQDFTFSTNQSNAFAPIELEEQKDQIFISENNDVLTKPKSLSTADGDNTIFENGNENTTLALLGNVTNQEKNTTIITDNQKRDVIASLDGPSAILISKLKGKTPSDFELPQLEMEVKGVSYFAVSNLEKPKEKSELAWNTNVNVGSGSFNPNSEITSSPINSTVSTLNSPGTAGRTTGETVDAYSQEREAVQELSSAPMRSNVSFTIGLHAGIVLNDRWNIKSGLQFGNYRSSSTSGTVMRDRNSDMLYPFHGASSSTAISDGRVFNVTSEYDIYNDFQILSIPLMASYKIIDRKLDIALVGGATADFILKNTLRGGSDQINDVSFDQNDKQSYKSIFASGIAGIEFSYPLADKYALSIMPTYKRALTNVTTEKATFNSMPAFMGLNMSLAYLF